One stretch of Plutella xylostella chromosome 15, ilPluXylo3.1, whole genome shotgun sequence DNA includes these proteins:
- the LOC125489628 gene encoding E3 ubiquitin-protein ligase HERC2-like, producing the protein MGTASKLITQIACHGAGRLYLCLSGAGCVYSWGCGDDGRLGLGDTAPRDAATPVLGLQPHEAMVVIAGPATSAVISTRGALYTWGRGAHCLTPQLVSLNTAHAVDRVVDVALGMLPDGP; encoded by the exons atgggaacagctagtaagctAATAACCCAGATCGCGTGCCACGGCGCGGGGCGGCTCTACCTGTGTCTGTCGGGCGCGGGCTGCGTGTACTCGTGGGGCTGCGGGGACGACGGGCGGCTGGGGCTGGGGGACACGGCCCCGCGCGACGCCGCCACGCCCGTGCTGGGGCTGCAGCCGCACGAGGCCATGGTGGTCATCGCTGGACCTGCTACCAG TGCCGTGATAAGCACGCGGGGCGCGCTCTACACGTGGGGCCGCGGCGCGCACTGCCTCACGCCGCAGCTCGTGTCGCTCAACACCGCGCACGCCGTGGACCGCGTCGTGGACGTGGCACTGGGTATGTTACCTGATGGTCCGTAG